In one window of Oryzias melastigma strain HK-1 linkage group LG5, ASM292280v2, whole genome shotgun sequence DNA:
- the LOC112139992 gene encoding trypsin, whose product MKIKGFTCGLFLLAFTTTGADAQTDVCGKAALNTKAETRIVGGQAAAAGSWPWQARLTIRGALCGGSLINSQWILSAAHCFSSTSTSNVVVYLGETSIDNSPNSVSKTVSQIIVHPNYNSQSQDNDVSLVKLSSSVTFNDYISPVCLAAAGSDFPGGTTAWVTGFGTLSFQGSTPSTLQEVSVPIVNNTQCNASYGSITSNMICAGLTAGGKDSCQGDSGGPLVVKNDTTWIQAGVVSFGQGCAQANFPGVYARVSQYEAWIRSQAVSSSSSISAAHFISMTALAVLFSVFILF is encoded by the exons atgaaGATCAAAGGTTTCACCTGCGGGCTCTTCCTCCTCGCCTTCACTACCACAG GAGCAGACGCTCAGACAGATG TCTGTGGCAAAGCTGCCCTCAACACCAAGGCAGAGACCAGGATCGTTGGAGGTCAGGCCGCCGCTGCGGGGTCGTGGCCCTGGCAGGCCAGGCTGACTATAAGGGGGGCTCTCTGTGGGGGGTCTCTGATCAACAGCCAGTGGATCCTGAGTGCTGCTCACTGTTTCAGCAG cacCAGCACTTCAAATGTGGTTGTTTACCTGGGAGAAACCTCGATAGACAACAGTCCTAACTCCGTCAGCAAGACGGTGTCCCAGATTATTGTACATCCAAACTACAACAGCCAATCTCAGGACAACGACGTTTCTCTGGTGAAGCTGTCCTCGTCTGTGACCTTCAACGACTACATCAGCCCCGTTTGTTTGGCGGCAGCAGGCAGCGACTTCCCCGGCGGGACCACTGCCTGGGTCACCGGCTTTGGGACTCTTTCATTTCAAG GATCTACCCCTTCCACCCTGCAGGAGGTCAGCGTTCCCATTGTGAACAACACTCAGTGTAACGCGTCTTATGGTTCAATCACCAGCAACATGATCTGTGCCGGTCTGACAGCTGGAGGGAAGGATTCCTGTCAG GGAGACTCCGGCGGTCCGCTGGTGGTCAAAAACGACACCACATGGATCCAGGCTGGAGTGGTGAGCTTCGGACAAGGATGCGCTCAGGCAAACTTCCCGGGAGTCTACGCCCGGGTCTCCCAGTACGAGGCCTGGATCCGGAGCCAGGccgtcagcagctcctccagcatCTCAGCCGCTCACTTCATCTCCATGACGGCGCTGGCCGTCCTCTTCTCCGTCTTTATTCTCTTCTGA